The genomic window attaaaaaaaaaaatatttataagaactcATAGTTACAGAGTGAAAAGACTATCTCAAATGAAAGGAAATGCATGAAAAAGTGATTGGAATTTaagtggaaatatatatatatactcaaatatatttgatatttggacatatatctacatatatatttatgtatttcacaGTATTTCTCAAATATCCTCAGTATACTGCTGGTAATAGAAATATAAGTAATGAAACAGAACTCTAATGAGACTACATGGATATTTATAGAACTTGGTGGGGCCCTGTTTCTTATTTACTTGTTCTTGATTATGTCTCTAATTTATGACaagacttttatcttttttttatttgcttgagaaAAATACAGTCTTCCTTGCCCTGTCCATGAAGGCTCGCTTGACTTGCTGGTTTCTTAAGCTGTAAAGAAAGGGGTTCAGTATGGGGGCTGCTACTAAGGTGTTCAGCACAGCAACACCCTTGCTCAGAGACACTCTGTATTTTGCTGCTGGattaatatacatgaaaatgcaGCTGCCATAGGAGATGGAGATGACAATCATGTGGGATGAACAGGTGGAAAAGGACTTTGTCCTCTGACTAGCAGAAGGAAGCCTCAAAATTGTACTAATGATATATATGTAGGACAGAATTATTAACGCCAAAGTGAACAGTAGAGTAAACACAGCACAGGAAAAACCCACTGTCTCTAGGAATTTTGTGTCTGAACAAGAAAGGTGTTGTAAGGGGAAATAATCACAGGTAAAATGGTCTATAACGTTGGACTTACAGTAATCAAGCTGTATGAACAGCATGAGTGATGGGAATATGATTAAGAATGAAGCCAACcaagaggcaaagagaaggagttTGCAGACTCTGGGATTCATGATGGTCATGTAATGCAGAGGTTTGCAGATGGCAATGTAATGGTCATAGGACATGGTAGCCAGAAGGCAAAATTCAGTGACTCCcaacagaatgagaaaaacaaaaacaaaaacaaaacaaaacaaacaaaccaaaaaaacaactgaGCAATGCAATCATTAAAGGAAATGGTTTTATCTCCTGTAATTAGGGTGCCCAGGAACTTGGGTATGCTGACAGTTGTGAATGAAACCTCTAGCAAGGAGAAATTTctgaggaagaaatacatgggaGTCTGGAGGTGGGAATCCAGCAGGGTAAGGGTGATAGTGGTCAGGTTCCCAGTGATGCTGAGCATGTAGGTGATGAGCAGAAAGTCAGTGGTCACCCCCTGAAGCTGTGGGTCATCTGACAATCCCAGGAGGATGAACTCTGGTATTTCTGTgtggtttttcatttcttttcttcttttgtgtagactagaggagaaaacacaaacagaagGATTAGAGAAAGGGGATTACATATGGGAAGCTGCTGGAATTGGTCTCTGGAAGTAAACTagttttatttagtttaatttaatttaattaatttaatgtaaGAGAACTTCAAGACAACATAATAAAAGTAGGTGACATGTTTAAAGTAAGTTTTTACCATGTGCCATACTCTGTGTTTTACACAGAATGTTTCTTCACAAAACCTTTATTTCCCTGATTGGGAACTgattctaaaaagatttttaaaaatcttatttgcaTACATGCCCTACATGAGAAGAACAGGAATTTTAACCCAGGTTTTTCTGGATATTTGATAactgaaatagaaatgaatgCTTCCTGTTGACTCTTCAGAATAATTCCCTGAAGGATTCCCTTCCCATTGAGAAAATCTTTGTCCTCTTACCACCACAAATTgtctcatttcctcatttctgtCACATGAATTAGGTGTATTATTACTTAgtattattagtattagtattagcaTTATTACTTAGAAGTATAACATAGAAAAGACGGTATGTTTGGAGGAAGGTCACTCAAATGGGGATGTGACCAAAATTTGAAAGTCAGTGAAGTTCAATTTTTAACATTGTGACAAAATTCCCAAGTTTTTACTCTGGTTCACATTCTTCTTTTCCAACCTCCTATGCCTTATCTGAAGCCACAGTTAATGAATTCTTTGACACGATGTCCTCGGACTATAGAGAGCACAGAGTTGATAGAAGGCATGGGAGCAATTAGCAGGTCGATCTACACATTCATGGGCTAAAGAAACAATGTATTTATAtcgaaaattattttatagaacattttttcCTTCAGAGTTTCTTCTATCTAAATGTTGGTGgtattattctttatatatgaATTCTGCTTTCTATcccatattataattttatatttttccttttatctacATGAGTATTCAGTTATAGAAGCTTTATTATGCCAATACCTTGGAGTATAGGATAAGACAGCCCATGAAAtccctttatattcttttcctgaataataataacaataataatacaatgcATTTTAAAGTGAAGCTAAATTTTTCTCAATAAATCAAACCAGTCCATTATCATATCCCTCATTCTATGCATTCTCACTAAATAGTAAAGTGTTCAATTCAGAGTCATGAAGGAAGTTTTGCAATAGGATATTTAGTTTAAGATGTAGAATTTTTTATTACTGGTATGCATCATAATACTGTGAAGTTTCttgctcttttcttccccttacaTGTCTGAGCTCTCTTTTTACTCACTTCACACTGTTTAGCAAAAAAAATATTGCTGTTGGTTATTTAAGGCAAATTCCAATGCTACCAGGAAAGCTTATGAAAGTCACaggaaatgaacatttcttttgctatttctcaggactggaggaagcaggctgaagAGCTTTTAAACAGACATCACAGTGACATATTTTCTAATCAAACTTATGGCAATTCTAGTGTATGATCGATATCTCAATCATAAAAGTCATTGTTCTCAATAAACAATCCTCTATAATTAACATTGTGAGTACCCTCGTTGATCTGTTAAGTTATTTCTTCTTCTGATGTTTTTGGTAGAgtgattaaaaatatatccaaGATTCTAAAACATCATTTCAAGTTTTCCTTCCTAACTACTTATCCATGTTTATTTTACCCAGTCACATGTAACTTATGTTCACGAGATTTGTAGTCCCATTTGCTCCTTTCTTTTCAATGAATTCCACTCTATCATGGATATCTAATTGTTGAATCAAGTGTGTCTTTCATTGAAAGTGAAAATTAACATATTGTATAAACAACTATTtgctattttgttaaataaaatactgGAAATGATTTTTAGGACACTTCTGCCATTccatatacattttgaaaaaagaacaatagCAGTCCCCAGAtagtccaatttaaaaaaaagaatttttaaaacctacTAAAGATAAAGAGATTGTTTACTTTTGTAACAATTAGAAGAAGTAGTAAAGAGCACCATGATTCCACAATATAATTGGAAACTAACTTTATCACCCTGCACTCTCCCCTTAATTTAAAAGgagagaattctttaattctgtgTGCTAAATCCTCTCTTCATTAGTTAAAACCCCTTAAAGAAAGTTGTGAAtacatattttcagaaaattttcacCCACAAATTAGTACACAGTTTtccaattctctttctctctcacatgacactctttttttcttggtgttagaTTTAGATGTGAGGCTAATTTGTcaaagaagagaacaaaatattGGTTTAATGTGGTATCTTGAGTAACAATTTGGTTTTATAGCAACCAGTTTTTTTTCTGGAACGATTCACTCCATTCCTGACCATGTTTGCTGATAGTTAATGTCATGCAAGAGCTTCATGGTgactaaatataaaaaatctcATGGAGAACCAatttaggttttttgttgttgttgttgttgttgttgtttttcagatTATTAGTTTAGTAATGTCTCAGAATATTCCTCAAATTGGTTCAGAATTTTGTTTCCCTGAGtcccctgggggaaaaaaaaattaaatagaaagggAGAATTTGGATCCCAAATAAGATCAAAGCATCAAACAGAATGAATAGGAATAACAAAGGAAAAGCAGTAATCATATAAATTACTCTCAAAATCTGTAGGTTTTCATAGAGATATTCTACATATATCCGGATTATCTCAATTTGTTAACTAGGTATCTATATTTGGggataatttttaatgtaaagaaggaaaggaattcttaaaaaacaaagcattagcacttaatatttacttaaaataagtgATATTGTTGGGGCATTTGTGGGCTTTGCCTTCAAagagaaatggattaaaaatgcaACTTAGTCACATTATAGTATTCTGACTTTagacaaattacttaatctctcttaatctctctgaattttagtttttccttcatttaaaagTGGGAATAATATGTCATGGAATAATCATGAgggataatttaagaaaaaataaaattaaattatacagaatttttataaaatgtactcCCAGACAGTGGTTAATATTATCTTTATTCTTCcaaaaataaagtcaatgaaCATATTTGAGGAATACAGCCCCACTTTAAACaccaaaactggggcacctgggtggctcagtgggttaaagcctctgacttcagctcaggtcatgatcccagggtcctgggatcgagccctgcatcgggttctctgctctgcagggagcctacctccccctttctctctacctgcctctctgccgacttgtgatttctgtctgtcaaataaataaataaacaacagcaacagcaacaacaacaaaaacaaaaacaaaaaacccaccaaaactaTTGCACTTATCTCATTTACTCAGTATGCATTATCTCTGTTAATTTGAAGACACTGACAATGAAAGAGATTAAGTATAATAAGCAAGATCAGACATTAGATAATAGTTGATAGTAGAATTGGAATTCTAAGTCTTTCTGCCTGAAACCAGAGCATTTACTATTTATTAAACTGTATTCAATGAGGAAGATCAAATTGAGTGACAAtagttttatgaaaattaataGAGGAATAAATTATTATGACAAGCAGGAAAGGTAACGTACTCATTTTTCATAATCTTTGATAAATACAGCTGACATAAGAAACCCAAATTATTCTATGTATTCCAATGAAAAGTTAAGGTAAACATTAATGAATCAgtgctaagaaaaagaaattttccattGGCTACAACTTTACAATCTTACCTCTATTTGTCACATAAATGACAATCATCAGCTGgttgaaatggttaaaaaaaaaaaggaaattgataaCTATTTCAGTTTTAGGTTAAGagattcagtattttaaaaatcagcctttCTCAATACATTGGAATTATTTTATTCCTATAGCCAatattcttttatacatttttcactGTAGCTATGGAAGCAAAAATAGTGAAGAGAAGTTAGTTTTGGAATTATTTTGGGCCTTTCTGGAAGAAGATTCTATGTGGATTTTCCCCTGCataaagcacattttatttaccATATATGCCTATGTCTCAGAGCTAATATTTCATGAATTAAATGTGCCAACAAGGACCTAGGGGAAAATACAGTAAGGATTGTAAAAATGTTATCAACAGTTGCGCCAATATTGGAACAAGAAACTTTTGTGATAATGCCCAAAGAGATAGAAAGGGCATAAGAAATCAGCCAGAAGCACATGAAATATTTTGCATATAAtctaaatgagaaaataactAAATGTGCACAGCTTTTGGGGGATGTTTCCTGAATTTATTAAATCAGGATTTCTCTCAAGAATAgaatcttccatttcttcttttgctgAGTAAAATACTGAGACAACTTAATCTTATAtgaaaacattacatttttatcATATACTAAAACATCTCCATAAAAGTGGCTCTCCAAGCTAGTAGGTatcaaataaattattcaaaagaaCTGAATATAGAATGATAACaagaatgggaaaagaatatgcagggaatgatcccagtattttggtaccagttgaaaactgatttgtgacccaagatgtgatcgattctggagaatgttccatgttcactagagaagaatgtgtattctgttgttttgggatggaatgttctgaatatacctatGATGTCCATCCAGCATGTCATCCAGTGTGTTAGtaaaaggcctttatttccttgttgatattttgcttggatgatctgtccatttcagtgaggggggggtgTTAATGtgccctgctattattgtattattgttgagtttttctttggttttgttattttttggttcatttagttggctgctcccatgttaggggcatagatatttaaaattgttagatactctttttggacagacctttgagtatgatataaagtcctccctcatctcttattgctgtctttagcttaaaatctaatttatctgataaactgattgccacctcagctttcttttgatatccattagcatggtacattgtttttcaccccctcactttaaatatggaggtgtctttgggtctaaaataagtttcttgtagAGAGCACACTGATGGGTTTGGTGTTTTTATCCatcctgataccctgtgtcttttgattggggtatttaggccatttacattcagggtaactattgaaaggtatgaatttagaCATGctatgccattgtattgcctgtaaggtgactgttactgtatattgtctctgttcctttctggtctactacttttaggctctcctTTGCTTAAAGGACCTCTTTCACTATTTCCTATAGAGACcatttggtgtttacaaattcttttagtttttgtttgtcctggaagctttttatatctccttctattttcagtgatagcctagctggatatagtattcttagctgcatgtttttctcatttagtgctctgaatatatcatgacagTCCTTTGTGTCCTgtcaggtctctgtagataaatctcctgccaatctaatatttttaccattgtttgttacagacttcttgtcctaggctgctttcaggattttctctttgtcactaagacttgtaagttttaccatTAGGTGATGGgctgtggacctattcttattgattttgaggggtaatttctgtgtctcctggattttgatgattGTTCCCCTTgccaaattaaggaaattctTTGCTATAATTTGTGCCAATATACCTTCTCcacccccccttttctttttcttctggaaacccaattattctagtattgtttcatcttatggtattatttaactctcgaattctcccctcatggtccggtagttgttttcctctctttttctcagcttcattattctccatcacttggtcttctatgtcactaactctctcttctgtctcatttattctagcagtaagagtctctattttttattgctcatcattaatagctttttttatttcaacttcattagattttagttcttttattattcCTGAAAGGGAttttacttctccagaaagggattatctaatattttccatggttttttcaagcccagctagcaccttgataatcctCAATATgcactctagttctgacatattgcTAACatccgtattgattaggttcctagcatatgatactgcctcttgttctttttttgggggggtgcatTTTTCTGCCTTAtgattttatccagataagaatagttGAATGAGAGAacatgtatatatagatacagaaaaataaggGTATgcatgatgaagggatagaatatgactgtaaagatgaaaatttaaaaagcttctaggggaggagtcaagatggcagaggattaGCAGGCTgttcaggtcacaggagttcagttagatagttatcaaaccaggTTGCGGGAGTTCAGTtggatagttatcaaaccatccaaacaccta from Mustela lutreola isolate mMusLut2 chromosome 8, mMusLut2.pri, whole genome shotgun sequence includes these protein-coding regions:
- the LOC131837852 gene encoding olfactory receptor 6C1-like; translated protein: MKNHTEIPEFILLGLSDDPQLQGVTTDFLLITYMLSITGNLTTITLTLLDSHLQTPMYFFLRNFSLLEVSFTTVSIPKFLGTLITGDKTISFNDCIAQLFFFILLGVTEFCLLATMSYDHYIAICKPLHYMTIMNPRVCKLLLFASWLASFLIIFPSLMLFIQLDYCKSNVIDHFTCDYFPLQHLSCSDTKFLETVGFSCAVFTLLFTLALIILSYIYIISTILRLPSASQRTKSFSTCSSHMIVISISYGSCIFMYINPAAKYRVSLSKGVAVLNTLVAAPILNPFLYSLRNQQVKRAFMDRARKTVFFSSK